One part of the Prochlorococcus marinus str. MIT 9313 genome encodes these proteins:
- a CDS encoding NAD-dependent epimerase/dehydratase family protein produces MGGTRFVGKPLVTRLQAQGHALTLFTRGRHSLPDGVEHLSGDRTTPEGLSRLQGRSFDVIVDSSGRKLEDSQRVVACTGEPKHRFLYVSSAGVYADSEEWPLNEESATDPNSRHAGKAQTESWLLQQGIPFTSFRPTYIYGPGNYNPIERWFFDRIVHNRPVPLPRDGTTITQLGHVVDLADAMVRSLEVETATNRIYNCSSKRGITFRGLIAAAARACGKDPNAVELRSFDPSGLNPKARKAFPLRLSHFLTDITRVERELAWQPRFDLETGLEDSYCNDYSLKPTAEPDFSADQSLIGV; encoded by the coding sequence ATGGGGGGAACCCGATTTGTCGGCAAGCCTCTGGTTACTCGACTTCAGGCCCAAGGCCATGCGCTCACGTTATTCACACGAGGCCGCCATTCTTTACCAGATGGTGTGGAACATCTCAGTGGTGATCGAACCACTCCTGAGGGGCTGAGTCGTCTTCAAGGCCGAAGCTTCGATGTCATCGTCGACAGCTCAGGGCGCAAGCTTGAAGACAGTCAAAGGGTGGTGGCCTGTACAGGAGAGCCAAAGCATCGTTTCCTCTATGTCAGTTCCGCTGGCGTCTATGCAGATTCCGAGGAGTGGCCACTGAATGAGGAGAGTGCAACCGACCCGAACAGTCGTCATGCCGGCAAGGCTCAGACCGAATCATGGCTGCTTCAGCAAGGAATTCCCTTTACCAGTTTCCGACCTACTTATATCTATGGTCCTGGTAATTACAACCCAATTGAACGTTGGTTTTTCGATCGTATCGTCCATAATCGACCGGTTCCTTTGCCACGAGATGGCACCACCATCACCCAATTGGGGCATGTTGTTGATCTGGCTGATGCCATGGTTCGTTCCCTTGAGGTGGAGACAGCAACGAATCGCATTTACAACTGTTCCAGCAAGCGTGGTATCACCTTCAGGGGCTTGATTGCAGCGGCAGCAAGGGCTTGTGGCAAAGATCCAAATGCCGTTGAGCTTCGTTCTTTTGATCCTTCAGGCCTGAATCCCAAAGCTCGTAAGGCCTTCCCGCTAAGGCTGAGTCATTTCCTTACCGATATCACCAGGGTGGAGCGGGAATTGGCATGGCAGCCACGCTTTGACCTTGAGACTGGCCTCGAAGATAGCTACTGCAACGACTACTCCTTGAAGCCAACGGCTGAACCAGATTTCAGTGCCGATCAATCCTTGATCGGGGTTTGA
- the hisA gene encoding 1-(5-phosphoribosyl)-5-[(5-phosphoribosylamino)methylideneamino]imidazole-4-carboxamide isomerase has protein sequence MEIIPAIDLLDSVCVRLHQGDYEKVTRFSEDPVDQALSWQKQGATRLHLVDLDGAKSGEPVNDSCVRAITSALNIPVQLGGGVRTLERAEELLAYGLEQVILGTVAIEQPQLVKQLAQRNPGRIIVGIDAKNGKVATRGWISQSEVNATDLASDFNAAGIAAIISTDIATDGTLEGPNLESLRAMANASSVPVIASGGVGCMADLLSLLALEPYGVSGVIVGRALYDGKVDLKEAIRAIGDGRLQDPPTSKPLMA, from the coding sequence ATGGAGATCATCCCAGCCATCGACCTACTGGACAGCGTGTGCGTGCGACTTCACCAGGGGGACTACGAGAAGGTGACTCGCTTCAGCGAGGACCCCGTTGATCAAGCCCTTAGCTGGCAGAAGCAGGGGGCAACTCGCCTACACCTGGTGGATCTCGATGGCGCCAAATCTGGTGAGCCGGTCAACGATTCCTGTGTGCGAGCTATTACCTCTGCCCTCAATATTCCTGTCCAGCTCGGGGGTGGTGTGCGCACTCTCGAACGAGCCGAAGAACTCCTCGCCTACGGCCTTGAACAAGTCATCCTTGGCACCGTGGCAATAGAGCAACCCCAGCTAGTGAAACAGCTTGCCCAAAGGAATCCCGGTCGGATTATCGTCGGCATCGATGCCAAAAACGGCAAGGTGGCAACGCGAGGATGGATTAGCCAAAGCGAGGTGAATGCAACAGACTTAGCCTCCGATTTCAATGCTGCCGGTATCGCCGCAATCATCAGCACAGACATTGCAACTGATGGAACCCTTGAAGGGCCGAACCTAGAGTCACTACGTGCAATGGCAAACGCCAGCAGCGTTCCAGTAATCGCCTCCGGAGGCGTGGGTTGCATGGCCGATCTACTTAGTCTGCTGGCTCTTGAACCCTATGGAGTGAGTGGGGTGATTGTGGGAAGAGCTCTCTACGACGGCAAGGTGGATCTAAAAGAAGCAATCCGAGCCATTGGCGATGGCCGACTGCAGGACCCACCAACTAGCAAACCACTGATGGCATGA
- a CDS encoding Fur family transcriptional regulator, whose protein sequence is MHTAPKISGSSAERDEDGVQGAFERCRQLGMRLSRQRRMVLDLLWSEATHLSARDIFQKLNTCGRSIGHTSVYQNLEALQSAGLIECLDRANGRLYSYRSDPHSHLTCIETGNITDLDIELPEDLLDQIEAKTGYCIHSYTLQLSGRPACNNHD, encoded by the coding sequence ATGCACACCGCTCCCAAGATCAGCGGCTCAAGTGCTGAGCGGGATGAAGATGGAGTGCAGGGAGCCTTCGAACGCTGCCGGCAGCTTGGGATGCGACTAAGCCGTCAGCGGCGCATGGTGCTGGATCTCCTCTGGAGTGAAGCCACTCATCTCAGTGCTCGCGATATCTTTCAAAAGCTCAACACCTGTGGACGGTCCATTGGTCACACATCCGTCTATCAGAACCTGGAGGCACTTCAATCAGCAGGACTGATCGAATGTCTCGATCGAGCCAATGGTCGCCTATACAGCTACCGAAGCGATCCTCATAGCCACCTCACTTGCATAGAGACCGGCAACATCACAGACCTTGATATAGAACTCCCTGAGGATTTGCTCGATCAAATCGAGGCCAAAACTGGTTACTGCATTCACTCCTACACCCTTCAACTCAGCGGTCGGCCAGCATGTAATAACCACGACTAA